Proteins from a genomic interval of Leptospira kanakyensis:
- the pnp gene encoding polyribonucleotide nucleotidyltransferase, which yields MATEFTGSWGRDSITIETGKWAKQAHGSVVYKTGNLVLLATVCAADEPKEGQDFFPLTCEYTEKAYSVGRFPGGYFKREAKPAEHEVLLSRILDRPIRPMFPEGYFSEVQLLVQVLSADKQVSVQGHAINAASAALSVSSIPFAGPIAGARIGRIGGEFVLNPTNEEITKSDLDLVVAGTKDAIVMIEGEANEISKDDMMAALRFAQEQLKVAVAMQEELAKKNGTVKKEVVLKAPDKDLHAKIRAFAFDRLTAANKNADKAKRNDDIKAINKETVEHFKTLLAPEDKSKDIKHFLHELEYEVVRELVLGEGIRFDGRKTNEIRQISCEVDVLPGPHGSAVFTRGQTQSLGVVTLGTTSDNQRYETLEGSKEKNFMLHYNFPAFSVGEVRRNSGPGRREIGHGNLAERAIKKVLPTQADFPYVIRIVSEILESNGSSSMASVCSGTLALMAGGVPISGPVSGIAMGLFSDEKGRFAVLSDIAGIEDHFGDMDFKLAGTKKGITAFQMDLKVNGLGLEVLQKAIEQAEVGRDHILGEMNKAISSVKGNLSNNAPRITLKQIPKDRIGELIGPGGKMIRAIIEQSGSEISVDDTGKVTIASPSEESKDKAIAMIDGIFEEIEVGKIYDGVIKRIADFGAFVEILPGKEGLCHISKLDVKRVQSVRDIVSEGDKIQVKVISVDKMGKIDLSRKDVLLDN from the coding sequence ATGGCTACAGAGTTCACTGGTTCTTGGGGTAGAGACTCTATCACCATTGAGACCGGCAAGTGGGCGAAACAAGCTCACGGGTCGGTTGTATACAAAACCGGAAATTTGGTTCTCCTTGCCACAGTTTGTGCGGCTGACGAACCAAAAGAAGGACAAGATTTTTTCCCACTCACTTGCGAATACACAGAGAAAGCCTATTCTGTAGGTCGTTTTCCTGGTGGTTACTTCAAACGCGAAGCAAAACCAGCAGAACACGAAGTTTTACTCTCTCGAATTCTCGATCGTCCCATTCGCCCTATGTTTCCAGAAGGTTACTTCTCAGAAGTACAACTTCTCGTTCAAGTATTATCAGCAGACAAACAAGTATCTGTCCAAGGCCATGCGATTAACGCAGCTTCGGCGGCACTTTCTGTTTCTTCGATTCCATTTGCTGGCCCTATCGCTGGTGCTCGTATCGGTCGTATCGGTGGAGAATTTGTTCTCAACCCTACAAACGAAGAAATTACAAAATCTGATTTGGATTTGGTAGTTGCGGGAACCAAAGATGCCATCGTAATGATCGAAGGGGAAGCAAACGAAATCTCCAAAGATGATATGATGGCAGCACTTCGTTTTGCACAGGAACAATTGAAGGTTGCTGTGGCGATGCAAGAAGAGTTGGCTAAGAAAAATGGAACGGTAAAAAAGGAAGTTGTTTTAAAAGCTCCTGATAAAGACCTCCATGCTAAAATTCGTGCGTTTGCTTTTGACCGTTTGACTGCTGCGAACAAAAACGCAGACAAAGCAAAACGTAACGATGACATCAAAGCCATCAACAAAGAGACTGTAGAACATTTTAAAACTCTACTCGCTCCAGAAGACAAATCAAAAGATATCAAACATTTCTTACATGAATTAGAATATGAAGTGGTTCGCGAACTTGTGCTCGGCGAAGGAATTCGTTTTGACGGTCGTAAAACCAATGAAATTCGTCAAATTTCTTGTGAAGTGGATGTCCTTCCTGGGCCTCATGGTTCGGCAGTGTTCACTCGTGGACAAACCCAATCACTTGGTGTTGTCACTCTAGGAACAACTTCTGACAACCAAAGATACGAAACTTTGGAAGGTTCGAAAGAGAAGAACTTTATGTTGCACTACAATTTCCCAGCATTCTCTGTGGGAGAGGTGCGTCGTAACTCAGGTCCTGGTCGTCGTGAAATAGGTCACGGAAACTTGGCGGAACGTGCGATTAAAAAAGTTCTACCGACTCAGGCAGACTTTCCTTATGTCATCCGTATTGTTTCTGAAATTTTAGAATCCAATGGATCTTCCTCTATGGCTTCCGTTTGTTCGGGAACCTTGGCTCTAATGGCTGGTGGAGTTCCGATTTCTGGTCCAGTTTCTGGAATTGCAATGGGTCTTTTCAGTGATGAAAAAGGTCGATTTGCGGTTCTTTCTGACATTGCCGGAATCGAAGACCACTTTGGTGACATGGACTTCAAACTAGCAGGAACCAAAAAAGGAATCACTGCTTTCCAAATGGATCTAAAAGTCAATGGACTTGGTTTGGAAGTTTTACAAAAAGCCATTGAACAAGCAGAAGTCGGTCGTGACCATATCCTTGGGGAAATGAACAAAGCGATTTCTTCCGTAAAAGGAAATTTGAGTAACAATGCACCACGCATCACTCTGAAACAAATTCCTAAAGATCGTATTGGCGAACTCATTGGCCCTGGTGGTAAAATGATTCGTGCGATCATTGAACAATCGGGCTCTGAAATTTCTGTGGATGACACAGGTAAAGTAACCATTGCTTCACCAAGTGAAGAGTCTAAAGACAAAGCCATTGCTATGATCGACGGTATCTTTGAAGAAATCGAAGTAGGTAAAATCTACGACGGTGTCATCAAACGAATTGCTGACTTTGGTGCTTTTGTTGAAATTTTGCCAGGAAAAGAAGGTCTCTGCCATATCTCTAAACTAGATGTGAAACGAGTGCAATCGGTTCGTGACATTGTTTCCGAAGGGGACAAAATCCAAGTAAAGGTAATTTCCGTTGATAAAATGGGAAAAATCGACCTTTCTCGTAAGGATGTTCTTTTAGACAACTAA
- the rpsO gene encoding 30S ribosomal protein S15 has protein sequence MITKEQKQQIIATFGSKPNDTGSAEVQIALLDSRIKDLTEHFKANKKDFHSRRGLIAMVNQRKSLLEYLKKSNVESYKKLIEKLGLRK, from the coding sequence ATGATCACAAAAGAACAAAAACAGCAGATCATTGCTACATTCGGTAGCAAACCAAACGACACAGGTTCTGCAGAAGTACAAATCGCTCTTCTCGACTCTCGAATCAAAGACCTTACTGAGCATTTCAAAGCGAATAAGAAGGACTTTCACTCTCGCCGCGGTCTAATCGCAATGGTGAACCAGAGAAAGAGTTTGTTGGAATACCTTAAAAAGTCCAACGTAGAAAGTTATAAAAAGCTGATTGAAAAACTCGGCCTTAGGAAGTAA
- the truB gene encoding tRNA pseudouridine(55) synthase TruB has product MSKPYHSGFLFVYKPPGITSSDLVLKTKRILGQKSVGHTGTLDRFAEGLLILPCGDYTAFSQVFLGKDKSYFAEVVVGLKTDSGDPDGVVEVDERNTIRPRFASEFPIQQLEEELKKLTALTSQKAPKISALKVGGKRQSDLVREGSPVEEKERPIRIDKVADVMQTELGFSFRIHVSSGTYIRKIILDLSEKWGIPLSLGRLVRESIGEYNLDGVGTLDQISSKDLRNWKEVFPLPVRIVDEAEKKAVIHGGYIWDKLPKPVENGFYIVDADEKTILAWCDYEGKPEHIPYRYRKVFFDPSAKIMFSK; this is encoded by the coding sequence ATGTCTAAACCCTACCATTCTGGATTTTTATTTGTCTACAAACCACCAGGGATCACAAGTTCCGATTTGGTTCTAAAAACCAAACGGATCTTAGGTCAGAAATCGGTGGGCCATACCGGAACTTTGGACCGGTTTGCCGAAGGCCTACTCATTTTACCTTGTGGGGATTACACTGCGTTCTCCCAAGTATTTCTTGGAAAAGATAAATCTTACTTTGCGGAAGTGGTGGTCGGTCTAAAAACCGATTCGGGAGATCCAGATGGGGTGGTGGAAGTGGACGAAAGAAATACAATCCGTCCCCGTTTTGCATCCGAATTTCCAATCCAACAATTGGAAGAGGAACTAAAAAAACTCACGGCACTGACATCCCAAAAAGCACCCAAAATTTCGGCTCTAAAAGTCGGTGGGAAACGCCAATCCGATTTAGTTCGGGAAGGCTCGCCTGTGGAAGAAAAAGAAAGGCCCATTAGAATCGATAAGGTCGCAGATGTCATGCAGACTGAACTTGGATTTTCGTTTCGGATCCATGTGAGTTCTGGAACTTACATTCGTAAAATCATCCTCGACCTTTCCGAGAAATGGGGCATCCCCCTTTCCCTTGGCAGGCTCGTGCGGGAATCCATTGGGGAATACAATTTGGATGGAGTGGGAACCCTAGACCAAATTTCCTCCAAAGACTTACGAAATTGGAAAGAAGTTTTCCCACTTCCTGTTCGGATCGTAGACGAAGCGGAAAAAAAAGCCGTCATCCATGGCGGATACATTTGGGACAAACTCCCAAAGCCTGTCGAAAACGGGTTTTATATTGTGGATGCAGATGAAAAAACCATCCTTGCTTGGTGTGATTACGAAGGGAAACCGGAGCACATTCCTTACCGGTACAGAAAAGTATTTTTTGACCCTTCTGCAAAAATTATGTTTTCTAAATGA
- the rbfA gene encoding 30S ribosome-binding factor RbfA, translating into MNPIRMKKLESEIIRLISTAILEGKVKDPRVFLPSFHRIEISEDLKYAKVYFTALCNNNERKKLTQGLVSCAGFLSSLVGKNLHLHTNPKFSFVWDNNYIKSLEVNRLIDESAPKTLFEELHPEESETEDEDDDSDLDPKSPS; encoded by the coding sequence ATGAATCCCATTCGAATGAAAAAACTCGAATCGGAGATCATTCGCCTTATCTCCACAGCAATTTTGGAAGGCAAGGTAAAAGACCCTAGGGTCTTTTTACCAAGTTTCCATCGGATTGAGATCAGCGAAGATCTCAAGTATGCGAAAGTTTATTTCACTGCTCTATGTAATAACAATGAAAGGAAAAAACTCACACAAGGACTTGTTTCTTGTGCTGGTTTTCTTTCTTCCCTTGTGGGAAAAAATCTCCACTTACATACCAATCCCAAGTTTAGTTTTGTCTGGGACAATAATTACATCAAAAGTTTGGAAGTGAATCGTCTGATCGATGAGTCTGCTCCCAAAACTCTTTTTGAAGAACTCCATCCAGAAGAATCTGAAACCGAAGATGAGGATGATGATTCCGATCTGGATCCAAAATCACCATCCTAA
- the infB gene encoding translation initiation factor IF-2 codes for MEEQKSIKETLQQGASGDKTKKKLVIKKKAAPADEKKESGSPSPQSAEPKATSAASDKKKDLNELIREEAKRQGLGSGPQAPSQASPIVSRPERKPEPQPERERPPMDRKPESILSGDTSSPNYRSGGGQGGQQGGGNQGYFRKEDRNPIVSRPTSPRPQRQDGQGGGGYQGNRGPGQGGGYQGNRGPGQGGGGYQGNRGPGQGGGGYQGNRGPGQGGGGYQGNRGPGQGGGYQGNRGPGQGGPGGYQGNRGARPIGQGGPGAGRPPGDAPFGAPGGIPGAGGASGAKKKVFDKEKGGREENENTKFFKQSFRKQKAQAAALAAVPKEISILENIQVGEIAKKLNLKPGEVISKLMKMGMMVTINNVIDAETASILADDYGCKVKIVSLYDETVIEEEKDAPEDYITRPPVVTIMGHVDHGKTKLLDTIRSSRVAEGESGGITQHIGAYQVETNRGKIAFLDTPGHEAFTSMRARGASVTDIVVLVVAADDGVMPQTIEAINHAKEAEVPIIVAVNKIDLPAANPEKVRQELSNYGLQPEEWGGTTIFCEISAKNNIGIDKLLEMLLIQAELLDHKANPKRKAKGTIVEAKLDPGRGAVATVLIQNGTLRVGDAFVAGVHAGRVRAMYDDLGHSIREAGPSFPALVTGLDGVPDAGAPFDVVIDDKEARSISHSRQDYERLGQSKNAATRVTLDNMSEIIKQGALKELKVIIKADVRGSTEAVKEALEKLSTADVRLNVIHAGTGAIVDSDIILASASNAIVIGFHTRANPKTVSLAEKEKVEIKYYSIIYDVVNEVKASMEGMLEPEKVENVIGKVEIRDVFKISKVGNIAGCMVKSGKVTKQAYVRVISSESGEITWEGKIKNLKRMKDDVADVLTGFECGILLDGFNDFSVGDEIEAYEIREIARKL; via the coding sequence ATGGAAGAGCAAAAATCGATTAAAGAAACCCTCCAGCAGGGAGCCAGTGGTGACAAAACCAAGAAAAAACTTGTCATCAAGAAAAAAGCGGCACCTGCAGATGAGAAAAAAGAATCCGGAAGTCCAAGCCCGCAAAGTGCTGAACCTAAAGCCACTTCTGCGGCTTCGGACAAAAAAAAGGATTTGAATGAACTCATTCGTGAGGAAGCCAAAAGACAGGGACTCGGTTCCGGTCCACAAGCTCCTTCCCAAGCATCACCAATTGTGTCCCGGCCAGAAAGAAAACCGGAACCACAACCAGAACGAGAAAGACCTCCGATGGATCGTAAACCCGAATCCATTCTTTCTGGTGATACTTCTTCTCCTAACTACCGTTCCGGTGGTGGCCAAGGCGGCCAACAAGGAGGAGGAAACCAAGGATATTTTAGAAAAGAAGATCGTAATCCGATTGTCTCTCGCCCCACAAGTCCACGCCCACAAAGGCAAGATGGACAAGGCGGCGGTGGATACCAAGGGAATCGCGGGCCTGGACAAGGTGGCGGATACCAAGGGAATCGTGGCCCCGGACAAGGCGGCGGTGGATACCAAGGGAATCGTGGACCTGGACAAGGTGGCGGTGGATACCAAGGGAATCGCGGACCTGGACAAGGCGGCGGTGGCTACCAAGGGAATCGTGGCCCCGGACAAGGCGGTGGCTACCAAGGGAATCGTGGACCTGGACAAGGTGGCCCTGGCGGATACCAAGGAAACCGTGGGGCTAGACCCATTGGTCAAGGTGGCCCTGGTGCCGGAAGACCTCCTGGCGATGCTCCGTTTGGTGCACCTGGTGGGATTCCAGGAGCTGGTGGTGCCAGTGGCGCCAAAAAGAAAGTATTCGATAAAGAAAAAGGCGGAAGAGAAGAAAACGAAAACACTAAGTTTTTCAAACAATCTTTCCGCAAACAAAAGGCGCAGGCTGCAGCTCTCGCAGCTGTTCCTAAAGAAATCTCCATTTTGGAAAACATCCAAGTGGGAGAGATCGCTAAAAAACTGAATTTAAAACCTGGTGAAGTCATTAGCAAACTCATGAAAATGGGGATGATGGTGACCATCAACAATGTGATCGATGCAGAAACGGCATCCATCCTTGCAGATGATTACGGTTGTAAGGTGAAGATTGTTTCCCTTTACGATGAAACTGTCATCGAAGAAGAAAAGGATGCACCGGAAGATTATATCACTCGTCCTCCTGTGGTGACTATCATGGGTCACGTTGACCATGGTAAAACAAAACTTCTTGATACCATTCGTTCTTCACGAGTGGCAGAAGGGGAATCAGGCGGAATCACTCAGCACATTGGTGCCTACCAAGTAGAAACCAACCGTGGTAAGATTGCCTTCCTCGATACTCCTGGTCACGAGGCCTTCACTTCCATGAGAGCACGTGGTGCTTCCGTAACCGACATTGTTGTGCTCGTTGTTGCAGCCGACGATGGGGTGATGCCTCAAACGATTGAAGCCATCAACCACGCCAAAGAAGCGGAAGTTCCTATCATTGTTGCTGTAAACAAAATTGATTTACCAGCAGCAAACCCAGAAAAGGTGAGACAAGAACTTTCTAACTACGGCTTACAACCAGAAGAATGGGGTGGAACAACCATCTTCTGTGAAATTTCAGCTAAAAATAACATTGGTATTGATAAACTTCTCGAGATGCTTCTCATCCAAGCAGAACTTCTCGACCACAAAGCCAATCCAAAACGAAAAGCAAAAGGAACCATTGTAGAAGCAAAACTCGATCCAGGTCGTGGTGCTGTGGCAACAGTTCTCATCCAAAACGGAACTCTTCGTGTAGGAGATGCTTTTGTTGCCGGAGTTCACGCAGGTCGTGTGCGCGCTATGTATGATGACCTTGGTCATTCGATCCGTGAAGCTGGCCCATCTTTCCCTGCCCTTGTGACAGGACTTGATGGAGTTCCAGATGCAGGAGCACCATTTGATGTGGTGATTGATGACAAAGAGGCACGTTCAATCTCTCATAGCCGTCAAGATTATGAAAGACTTGGCCAATCGAAAAACGCGGCCACTCGTGTGACTCTCGACAACATGAGTGAGATCATCAAACAAGGTGCTCTCAAAGAACTCAAAGTCATTATCAAAGCGGACGTGCGTGGATCGACAGAAGCGGTCAAAGAAGCGTTGGAAAAACTTTCCACTGCGGATGTTCGCCTCAACGTAATCCATGCAGGAACAGGAGCCATTGTTGATTCCGATATCATTTTGGCATCGGCTTCGAATGCAATTGTGATTGGTTTCCACACTCGTGCGAATCCAAAAACAGTTTCACTTGCTGAGAAAGAAAAAGTAGAAATCAAATACTACAGTATCATCTACGATGTTGTGAACGAAGTGAAAGCTTCCATGGAAGGAATGCTCGAACCTGAAAAAGTAGAAAACGTAATCGGTAAAGTTGAAATCCGAGACGTATTCAAAATTTCTAAAGTGGGTAACATCGCAGGTTGTATGGTGAAATCTGGTAAGGTCACAAAACAAGCTTATGTTCGTGTGATCTCTAGCGAGTCTGGTGAAATCACTTGGGAAGGTAAGATCAAAAACCTCAAACGTATGAAAGACGATGTGGCCGATGTTCTTACTGGATTTGAGTGCGGTATCTTACTCGATGGTTTCAACGACTTTTCCGTGGGTGATGAAATCGAAGCATACGAGATCCGAGAGATTGCTCGTAAACTGTAA
- the nusA gene encoding transcription termination factor NusA: MATKQATKETGLFEAIQQFCQDKSLDRELVLGVIRDSLLAAYRKKVGLEAETDDRCQVDFGSDNKNEIIISVLRDVVEDKTTNPLEISLEEATKLDPSAQVGTQLRVFEKPQDLSRVLSSQAKQMVFQRLRDMEKDLLYQEYKSKEGELTHGYFQRWKKDIMSIDLGKVEGIMLKKDQNPGEKYRQGDRLKAIISRVELRPREPMPVITLSRASGDFVKKLFEMEIPEVYDGIVEIRDVARIPSYRTKVVVTTSKSDVDPVGACVGMKGVRIQAIVRELGNERIDIVLHSDEPSVFIANAISPAKPVEVHVDRKRGDALVIVPDESLSLAIGINGSNVKLVSQLSGFKIDIKTVSQYNQELASPEAREKLDRLFNAQQEAMEESDDQYGESADEEEEDSGYTPLSEVPGLTPRIVGLLEAGGIKNVETLLEFSQEELSKISGIGKTTAEQILRLLRESIEWVEEG; encoded by the coding sequence ATGGCGACAAAACAAGCAACGAAAGAAACTGGGCTATTCGAAGCCATCCAACAATTCTGTCAGGATAAATCTCTTGATAGAGAACTCGTACTCGGTGTCATCCGAGACTCACTTCTCGCCGCCTATCGCAAAAAAGTCGGTTTGGAAGCGGAGACAGATGACCGTTGCCAAGTAGACTTCGGTTCCGACAACAAAAACGAAATCATCATCTCTGTCCTTCGTGACGTGGTAGAAGATAAAACAACAAACCCTCTAGAGATATCTTTAGAAGAGGCAACCAAATTGGATCCTTCTGCGCAAGTAGGAACCCAATTAAGAGTGTTTGAAAAACCACAAGACCTGTCTCGTGTTCTTTCTAGCCAAGCCAAACAAATGGTTTTCCAACGCCTTCGCGATATGGAAAAGGATTTACTCTACCAAGAGTATAAATCCAAAGAAGGGGAACTCACTCACGGGTATTTCCAACGTTGGAAAAAAGACATCATGTCCATCGACCTCGGTAAGGTAGAAGGGATCATGCTGAAAAAAGACCAAAACCCTGGGGAAAAATACCGCCAAGGGGATCGTCTGAAAGCCATCATTTCTCGTGTGGAACTAAGACCTCGCGAACCAATGCCTGTCATCACACTCTCCCGTGCTTCGGGTGACTTTGTGAAAAAACTCTTCGAGATGGAAATTCCTGAAGTTTATGATGGCATCGTGGAAATTCGTGATGTTGCTCGTATCCCATCTTACAGAACTAAGGTGGTTGTTACCACTAGTAAGTCTGACGTAGATCCTGTGGGAGCCTGCGTAGGGATGAAGGGTGTTCGGATCCAAGCCATCGTTCGTGAACTTGGAAATGAAAGGATCGACATTGTCCTTCACTCGGATGAACCAAGTGTGTTTATCGCCAATGCCATTTCTCCTGCGAAACCAGTAGAAGTGCATGTGGATAGAAAAAGAGGAGATGCTCTTGTCATCGTTCCCGATGAATCTCTTTCTCTTGCCATCGGAATCAACGGATCGAATGTAAAACTCGTATCCCAACTTTCCGGTTTCAAAATTGATATCAAAACTGTATCCCAATACAACCAAGAACTCGCTTCTCCAGAAGCTCGTGAAAAACTGGATCGGCTCTTCAATGCACAACAAGAAGCAATGGAAGAGTCAGATGACCAATATGGTGAAAGTGCAGACGAGGAAGAAGAGGATTCCGGATACACTCCGTTATCCGAAGTTCCGGGTCTCACTCCAAGGATCGTTGGTCTTCTCGAAGCCGGCGGGATCAAAAACGTGGAAACCCTTCTCGAGTTCAGCCAAGAGGAACTTTCGAAAATTTCCGGAATCGGGAAAACAACAGCAGAACAAATTTTGCGTCTGCTTCGTGAATCTATCGAATGGGTAGAAGAGGGTTAA
- the rimP gene encoding ribosome maturation factor RimP: protein MVYTEENIRELTLRVLAPPLALFSLQVQNRKNHALIEIELDHLTDKTGSASLEDCETVSRRLKEELDLWGEEFDFTLQVSSAGAERALRLPEDLSRFQGLLVKLEVPLEAGKWDKRLYRLGPVSGDSVELTLYDRKTRHKKNQKSVSMPIAEIRKGNLYLEI, encoded by the coding sequence TTGGTATATACCGAGGAAAACATCAGAGAACTTACTTTACGCGTTCTCGCTCCACCTCTAGCGCTTTTTTCGCTCCAAGTACAGAATCGGAAAAACCACGCCCTCATTGAGATTGAACTGGATCACCTCACAGACAAAACTGGCTCCGCTAGTTTAGAAGACTGTGAGACTGTGTCTAGGAGACTCAAAGAGGAGCTGGATTTATGGGGAGAGGAATTTGATTTCACTCTCCAAGTCTCCTCCGCGGGAGCAGAACGTGCATTGCGTCTGCCGGAGGATTTAAGTCGTTTCCAAGGACTTTTAGTCAAACTAGAAGTGCCGCTGGAAGCAGGGAAATGGGACAAACGATTGTATCGTTTGGGACCGGTTTCGGGGGATTCAGTTGAGCTTACGCTTTACGATCGTAAAACTCGACACAAAAAGAACCAAAAATCGGTATCTATGCCCATCGCAGAAATACGAAAGGGAAATTTGTATTTAGAAATTTAA
- a CDS encoding LIC_12708 family protein, with product MRILYLILTLSFSVSCLRFRVENLKEEILFRIPLGQTNETFEGVVVNQVLTNVPLTIPNSSNISAMADNKQAVIKLFDRNGRLDATLGNPDFKPNSGIPHYPFRFGGIGIVAMNEDGDLIVQNRISSKGMELPQGQENLYKTYSGAFSTQGATVLPSFLVQISQKGVVKFMLGASGKNSEPFRYIEFILPGEGEKLFVYHRIAEEMRLSYFEEGELKGNLKESGLDVFASNDAKEYDITLDKLLPHPEGEYVLGSFSYYSKKDKRFKFRRIFRFVFDSKSSEFLKEIQDPSEILFSIRNNGEFYIWETEDGGNAARLQVHDKEGNHINNKRIPFSSPRGQWRETYTDAFDNIYSVRIRAGALEVYRWI from the coding sequence ATGCGAATCCTTTATCTCATCCTCACCCTCTCTTTTTCCGTTTCCTGCCTTCGTTTCCGAGTGGAAAACTTAAAAGAAGAAATCCTATTCCGCATCCCACTGGGACAAACAAATGAGACCTTCGAAGGTGTTGTGGTGAACCAAGTACTCACCAACGTTCCCTTAACCATACCCAACTCCTCCAATATTAGCGCAATGGCGGATAATAAACAAGCCGTAATCAAACTTTTTGATAGAAATGGAAGGCTTGATGCCACTCTCGGGAACCCTGATTTCAAACCCAATTCAGGAATCCCTCATTATCCTTTTCGATTCGGTGGGATTGGGATTGTAGCCATGAATGAAGATGGCGATCTCATTGTGCAAAATAGAATTTCCTCGAAAGGAATGGAACTTCCGCAAGGCCAAGAAAATCTCTACAAAACATACAGTGGTGCTTTTTCTACACAAGGAGCAACGGTTCTACCATCATTTCTCGTACAAATTTCTCAAAAAGGTGTCGTGAAATTTATGTTAGGGGCTTCTGGAAAAAATTCAGAACCCTTTCGTTACATTGAATTCATCCTTCCCGGTGAAGGCGAAAAGTTATTTGTTTACCACCGTATTGCAGAAGAAATGCGACTTTCTTATTTTGAAGAAGGAGAACTCAAAGGAAATCTAAAAGAATCTGGACTTGATGTATTTGCGAGTAACGATGCCAAAGAGTATGACATCACTCTCGATAAACTCCTCCCCCATCCAGAAGGAGAATATGTTCTCGGATCTTTTAGTTATTATTCGAAAAAAGACAAACGATTTAAATTCCGAAGGATCTTCCGTTTTGTTTTTGATTCCAAAAGTTCTGAATTTTTAAAAGAAATCCAAGATCCATCAGAGATTTTATTTTCCATTCGTAATAATGGTGAGTTTTATATTTGGGAAACAGAAGATGGTGGAAACGCGGCAAGGCTCCAAGTCCATGACAAAGAAGGAAACCATATCAATAACAAAAGGATTCCTTTTTCGAGCCCCCGTGGCCAATGGCGAGAAACTTATACAGATGCCTTTGATAATATTTATTCGGTTCGTATCCGCGCAGGGGCTTTAGAAGTCTATCGTTGGATTTAA